The window TTCATTTGGATTCACAAACGTGAAGACAACTCGCTGTACGATGTTCATGGGCGTGCGGTTATCAACTTTCAAATAACTATGACACTCATATACGCACTTGCATTTATTGCATTGCTTAGTGTCGAAGGTTTTGGCTTTTTATTCTTTATAGCCGTTATCCCTTATACCGCCATAGTAATGCTGGCTAACGTTATCGCTGTGATAAAAGCACAGAAATATTTTTACCCCAGTATTCCTTTTCTCGGCACACGCGGCTGAGCGCCAAACCTCTCATTTAAAGTTACTTAATAAAGGAACCATCATGAAAGCAATAATTTATTATTTGCTGCTGGCGACGCTTGCCTGTTTTTCAGCACGTGAAGCGCTAGCACAGTCTCAGGTTACGAATGAAAAAATGCAGGCATTTCAGGCTTACCTAAAAGAGTTTAGAAAAGAAAACCTGATCCCGAGCTTGTCCGTTGCGGTGGTAAAAGACGATGAAATTATTATGCTCGAGAGCATAGGCTTTCAGGACCACGACGCCGAAGAGCCAACAACGGAAGACACCTCGTATCTTGCCGCATCCATTACAAAGACATTCACTGGCGCAACTTTGTTGGCTATGGAAGCAGATGGTCACATCGATCTCGATGCCGACTTTACGACCTTAAGTGACTGGGACAGACGTTGTCACTGGTTGACAACAAGCGGCAATATATTTGGTGGTGGAACGCTGGATAACGGTTATCGGGTACCTGATTTACAGTGTGACCAAGTCATTACGTTGCGTCATGTGCTTCAACACCAGGTACAAGGCGAACCAGGCATGAGCTTTTTCTATAACCCTATTGTGTTCGGCCGCTTGTCTAACTGGGTAGAGGAGAATACGGGTAAAAGCTGGCGTTATTGGGTGAATAACTACGTTATTGAAGCGGGAGATTTAGAGGGTATCGCGGCTGGGTGGCGAGATCCGGCTGCCAGTGAGGTACTGGCTCATATTGCGCCGCCGTTTCGCCATGCGCCGGAAGAGTCCGACGGACTGGCTAATTCCGTATTACCGAACACCGAACTCAACGCCAGTTCCGGCATAATCGCCAGTGCAAAAGCACTTGCTCATTATTCTATTGCTTTGGACGAGGGACGTATCTTATCTAAAGACTTGATGGATAAAATGTGGTCCCCGGCGAGTGACAAAGAGGGTAATCCGATGCCTTATGCCTATTGTTGGTTCGTCCAGAACTGGCAGGGTCATAAATTAGTTTGGCACGGAGGTTGGTGGCCAGATGCCTATGCCGGGCTTTTACTAAAAGTCCCTGATTCTGGGGTAACGTTAGTCGCACTTGGAAATACTGATGGTCTGAGGTTCGAAATAAATAGTTTGACTGGCGCACACATTGAGAAGAACCCATTGGCGTTAAGGTTCCTCGAGACATTTGTTGAAGACTGAACAAAAAACTATAGGGTTGCTGATACCTCAGCAACCCCCGGAAGTAGGTGCTGAGGCTGCCGTTATGGCGGGCATAATAGCGGCTATCATGACCGCAGCTTCAATAGCCTGAACGGCTTCTTTGGCGGCTTTAGACACTAGCTCACCATTTTCTATCTGTTTTATGCGTTGTTTGCGATCTTTGAGTTCTTGTTTACTAAATACCTGCGGCAACAACTTGGTACTATTGGCTAACGCAACAGCAATAGCGACGCGAGGCTCAATATCTTCACTGTCACTTAGTACCGCATCACGCATGGCCTGACGCAATTCTTGCTCTGGTTGCGGATTAACTTCCGGGTAAACTTGGCGTTCAAATAGCCACAACACTTTCTTTTTTTCATGAGACACAATGCCATCATCAGCGAGTGCTTGTGCAACTTTATGTTTCAGGCTCTTAATACCGCCAAGCTTATGGACCCAGTCTTTTAGTTTTCGTGGACGCTTGGCTTCAGTAATCATCGTGAGGGCTTCATCCAACAGTGCGTCGCCAGTAGGGCTGTCATCGAGCACCGCAACTTTATTTTTATTGTCTTCATCAGTTTTTATCCGGCGCAACATTAGTAACTCAGCGGCTATGGCCCCGGCGGTGGCGTATTCCACGTACATACCACTCATGGTGCCTTTTTCTTCGCACAATGCGAGCAGCATAATGGCTTCGTAGAGTTTTAAGTTATCTGGCATGGCTGATGTCCTAACGGTATGAATTTGTACAAAACAATGGCTGCGCCACGATTGATTCTGTATTCTAAATGACTCATCACAAACATAAGCATTATGGTAGAAAAACTGAACTCAATACAACTGGGTGAATGGATTGTTGACCTATCGAGCGGCGTGTGTAGCCGAGCGCAAGCAACAGAGCAACCTAAAGAGTCGACTCGGCTTGAGCCGAAAGCGTGCTCAATGCTTGCAGTTCTGGCTGAAAATGCAGGCCAAGTTGTCACAAAAGAAGAGTTAATCGATAAAGTATGGCCCGGGAGCTATGCCAGTGATGACACTATTAGCCGAACCGTATCCAGACTGCGTGCGGCACTCAGAGATCAAGCTAAATCACCTCGTTATATCGAAACAGTGCCCAAGCGCGGATACCGTCTGATAGCTCCCGTTGAGAGAATTAGCGGAAAAGAAGTCCAAGACCCTGTTAGGTCAGAAGCGTTAGCTAAAGACAAAAAGTTTCAGCGTATTACCACCGTAGCTCTTTGTCTGATTATTCTTTTGCTTTTGTTGTTCTGGCTAATACCAACAAATAAAAAGGAAGTTGGCGCTCAACGATTGCAACAGGCAGATGACTTTTACCACCAAATGCGGCTTGCCGATAATGAAATGGCGATTACCCTCTACGAGCAGCACCTTGGCGTTCAACCAGACTCTGCACATGCTTATGCAGGGTTAGCTAATGCTCTTGTACAGCGAACCCTGCGTTGGTTCGACGACAATCATGTATTTACATCACTGACCCAAAGCTTAAGTGAGGGGGCGTTGTCTAGCCCTGAAGCGCAATCCGCACTAGACCGTGCAATGCGTTATGCAGAAAAAGCGGTCGAGTTAGAGCCCGATAGTAGCGTCGCATTAAAGGCGAAGGGGTTTGTTTTATCGGCACAAGGGAAGTTCGATGAGGCGATAACTTTCTATGAACGCGCGTTGGAGCAATCACCTAATACCTGGCCAGTACTCATAAATTTGGGTGAGCTTGCAGGTGCCCAAAACGACAAAACCAAAGCGATAGACTATTTTGAACGAGCTTTTGTTGCCATGCAGCAGACTTACCCGCAAAACGAAGTACAAATACGACCATGGATAAGCGATGTCGCTGAGCTCATCGGCAATCAATACCGGCAGAATAACGCTAATGGTCAGGCGGAGTATTGGTATCGACAAGCATTGTTTTACACACCGCTGCATGAAAGTAGCACCTTGGCATTGGCGCGCGTATTGGCTGACAGTGGAGAGCACGGAAAAGCCGTTGAACTCTGCCGAAACCTTAATCAAAAATTAAAGGCTGAACATGATTGCAGAGCCTTTGTCAGGGTTTTGTCCGATTAAAAACAGCACTTTGTCAGGATAGTTTCATTGGCTGAGGTTAAGGTAGTGTCTTGTTTAACTAACGGTCAGCTTATTATGAAAATTTTTTATTTATCAATTTTGTTGCTGTTCTCATTTTTTGCGTCTGCTGGCGTAGATAAAACGTATACGCCTAACGAAATAAAAGCTGATTTTCGTCAGCTTTATACCGGCCTGGAGAATGCGAGTTATGATCTCTACGCTCGCACACCTAAATCGGTTTTTGAATCAGAGTTTAACGCGTGGCTGACATCAGTTAATGGACCGGTAACTCACCTTGAAGCGCACAAGCAGTTTATGCGTTTTACGGCATTGGCTAATATTGCCCACACCAAAATTGAGTACCCGATTGATTTGCTAATGGCTCACCTATCTAACGGCGGTAAACTGCTACCGATATCAATTTCGTTAAAAGAAAACTCGGTTTTTGTAGACGATTACTACGGTATATCCGAAAGCGTCGCTGTAGGTGATGAAATTCTCACCGTTAATGGTGTCGATGCTTACTCTTGGGTTCAGCAGCTACAACAATATATTGCCGCCGATAATGCGTTTCTGGCTAATACCGCGTTGGAGGAAGGTTTCGCCCCCTACGTTTGGCTGCATGAGGGTGAATTATCCAATTATAAAATGACCTTGCGTCGAACTGCGGACAATAAGCTTTACGAGTTGGAGCAACCGACACTTGCCTTTGAGCAACACCGTAATGGTCTGAAACAGAGTAATCAGAAGCCAGAATCTAAGCCGCGTGAATTTAAGATTATTGATGACGTTGGCTACCTAAAGCCCGGCCCATTTTATAATATCGACACGAATGCAGGTAATGACACCTGGAATAACGAGACATTCGAGCAATTTATCGATAATGCGTTTACGCACTTTATCGAGAAAAACGTCCATTCTGTGCTTATTGACCTACGAAACAATCCCGGCGGTTCCAATACCTTCAGTGATTTGATGGTTGCTTGGTTTGCCGATAAGCCTTTTAAATTTGCTTCTGATTTTAAAGTGAAAGTGTCTCAATTATCGCGCAAAGCCAATACTGAACGTATGACTAACAGCAGTAATCCCAGCGCACTGAACAAGCAGCTTGAGACTTTTTACGAGCGTCGTAACAACGGTGAAATAGCATCGTTTCCGCTTGAGCTATCGCAACCCAATGAAAGGGAAAAGAGCATCGCCCATTTGCCAGTTGCAGTGTACGCGCTTGTTGATAAAAGCTCTTTTAGTAATGCTGTATCGGTGGCGGCTATTATTCAGGACTATGATTTTGGCACGATATTGGGGGAGGAAACCGCAGATTTAGCGACAACCTACGCTTCTATGGAGCATTTTACATTGGATAATACCGGCATTCGGGTAGGCTATCCTAAAGCGCACATCATTCGGCCTAACGGTAATAAAGAGCCTCGCGGAGTTGTTCCTGATCATTCAGTAAGTAGCCTTGAACTGGCGCTCAATTTTATTCGCTCTCAATAGTAAATGCCTATCGACTTAATATGGCAATGTTACGTATTCTTACAATTTATCTTTATGTAAAGATAAAATCCTGAGTATACTGACGCTATGTTAATTACTACCAGGGACAACTATGTTCTATAAACTCACCATGGCGTTAACGTTGGTCATTGCTTTTTGTTCATCGTCAGTAGCAAAGCAAGTGAAAACGGAAGACTATCAACAACGGCTCGACTCACTCGCTAGCGCCTACCAGGCTGTCTACGGATTCTCCGGCACGGTAAAAATTGTAAAAGCGGGTCAGCCACTTATTGAAAAAAGTTATGGCTTAGCTGACCGCAGTTTCAATATTGAGAATAGCGTCAATCACCGTTTTTCTATCAATTCAATATCGAAAGCCTTCACTGCGGTAGCTGTTATGCAACTGGTTGAGGGTAATAAGATTAGGCTGGACCAAAGCATAGATAATTATCTTCCGGAACTGGATACAGAATGGAAAGACAAAGTTACTGTTCATCATTTATTGACCCATACTAGCGGACTTCCGCGTGAATCCGGTGTTCAATGGTACGACGAGCTGTCGCTCGAACAGCAAGTAAAGCAACTGATTAACCAGCAGACGCTGTTATTTTCTCCGGGGGAGCGCTACGAATATTCAAATTCAGGCATTACGCTGCTTGGGCGTATTATCGAAAACGTATCGGGCGAGCCATTCTCAGCGTATATGAATAACCACATTATCGACCCACTGGGGCTTGCGAATACCGGAGTCTACGTAGGCCAGCGTGTCGTTGCCCGCCAGGCAGTACCTTACCGAATGACCACCAATGGCGTGGCAATGGCGCAGCGTACCAAACACCTCGGTCAGAATGCCGGTGGTGGCATGTACTCTACCGTGAGTGATCTCTATAGCTTTGTCACATCGCTCGAAAAGAATCAATTACTTTCTGAGAAGACCAGGCAGTTAATGTTTAAGCCTCAGGTTGAGATGGGTGGCGGTGACTTTTCAAGCTACGGATGGACGCTTAAACCATTTGGCGAACAAATTTTATGGTTTGCATCTGGCAGCGGCTATGGCACAAAAAGCGTTTTAGTCAGAGCGCCTGAGTCTGACGACTTTATAGCAGTTACATCCAATTGGGGAAACACCCCTATTTTAAAGCTTATGGCAGGACTGTTTTTGATTATCAATGACATGGATTACGACATACCCGATGAAGGTATGCTGGCGAAACCAAGCCGCTATGAGGCGTTTCTTGGTACATACGTGTTTGATGCCGGACAGCTGAATAAACACCTAATGACCGACACCAACAGCATGACGCTACAAGAAGTTGATGGTCGTTTGTTTCTTAATGACGAGTTATTGGCGCAAAAGGACAACGGGATCCTGGGGTTAACGTACACCAACGAGGTTCAAATTGAAGTGAACCAAGAGCATATGGTGATTATCGTTAACGACAACTGGTTAGTGGGAAAGCTGCAAAAGTAAGGAGTCGACGATGAATAAGATCAATCAGGTGCCTTTGCTACTGCAACGTGCAGAAAGAGAATGGAAAGCGATTTACCCGGAGTTGCCGGTTGCCGATGCGGCGCTTATTGGTCAGTTAATAGGTGCTGGGGCAAATGCTGATCGCGTGGGTTTGGAAAACCTAAAACCTTATGATCTGCGTCAGACAGAGCACGATGTCCTGGCGTGCGCGATGCGCCAGGGGCAACCCTTTAAAGTGACTCCCTCAAAGCTGTTGAAAGAGGTGAGAATTACGTCTGGGGCACTGACGACATGTCTGAACCGATTAATTGACCGGGATTTAATTGTGCGCTTAGCCGCAGACAAAGACCAAAGGTCAAAGCCAATTCAGTTAACTCAAAAAGGTTTTTCGGTGATTGAGTCGGTGACACAGCAACGGTTTCAGCTGGCGGGCGAAGTTATGGCGGGCTTCTCTAAGGACGAGAAATTAATGCTGAACAAACTGCTATCTAAATTCCAGCACAACTTATTGGAGACTGTTGAGACAGGCTCTCAATAACATTTTTTAGCTGCGATTGATTATTTGAGTCACAAAAGCTGTGCCTGGTTAACAATTTCATCAATTATCTTCTATGCTTAATGTAAGTTCGACGTCTCTCACCGATAAATTAAGCAACGGTCAATTTCTATGACGAATAACCGCGACAAGCAAACTAGCGAAGCACGGTTCCATAAGCTCTTTGATGATACACAAGCTATGTCTATTCAAGGCTATCGCGTAGACGGTTCAGTTGTTTATTGGAATGCCGCTTCAGAAAGAATATACGGTTATTCCACGAGCGAAGCGCTTGGGCGCAGCCTGTATGACTTAATTATCCCTCATGAGATGCGCGATGAGGTCAAGCGAGCCGTTGCCTGGATGTTTGACAACGAAGAGGGCATTCCGCCGGCTAGACTGAACCTAAAACATAAGGATGGCACCACTGTGCCAGTCTATTCAAGCCACACCGTCGTTTCACTACCGAATGATGAACCCATCATGTTCTGTATGGATGCGGATATGCGTTCATTAGAAATGGCTGAAGCAGAGGTCCAACGGCTTTCTTATTACGACTCGCTTACCGATCTACCTAACCGACGTTTAATGCTTGAACGGATAACTAGCGTAACGCGTAATACAACCGTTGAAAGCTCGTTTGCGGCTTTACTTATTGTCGACATTGATAACTTTCACAGTATTAATGAGAGCCTAGGCTATGAAATTGGTGATCAGGTTCTTTTAAATTGTGCTGAATGTTTGCAACGTTTTAGCTCTTCTCAAGATGCTTTAGCTCGTCTTGGTAAAGATGAATTTGCTGTTTTTCTACCATGCACTGCGCCATCTTTAGATATAGCGGCAACTGAGGCTGAGCAGCTGGGAGAGCAAATTATTCGAGCGTTAAAAACACCGATGCTTTTGGATGGGCGATCACACCAAGTTGACGCTTGTATCGGTATTACGCTTTTTCGTTGCCCTGAGGCAACACCTGCGGATGAGCTGTTGCGTCAGGCAGACATCGCCCTCAAAATGGCGAAGCGTTCCAACACCATTGATATTAGCTTTTTCGATCAGCAAATGGAGTCCTCTGTAAAAAAGCACTTAGAAATATCACAAGCCCTTAATCATGCTGTCGAGAACAACGAGTTAGCGTTAGCTTTACAACCTCAGGTCAATGCGCAGGGTGAGACTGTCAGTTTTGAGGCTTTGCTGCGCTGGCAGCATCCAGAACTGGGAGCCGTTTCTCCTAACGACTTTATTCCGATTGCAGAAGCCACTGAAAGCATTATAAGTATTGGCGATTGGGTTCTGGAAAAAAGTTGTCAAATGCTTGCTCACTGGAACGAGGAAAAGGCGTTTGAGCACTTGGGGATTTCTGTCAATGTCAGCTCACTGCAGTTCCGTCGAGGGGATTTTGTCGAGCGCGTTAAAAATATACTCAATAGCAGTGGAGCAACCCCCAGTAAATTGCGGTTTGAGTTGACAGAAAGTCTCTTAGCGGAAGATATAGATGACGTTGTTGAACAAATGGAGAGTTTGCGCAAACTTGGTGTGTCTTTTTCTTTGGATGATTTTGGCACGGGTTACGCATCTTTAGCTTACTTAACGCGTCTGCCTCTCAATGAGCTAAAAGTTGATCGAGCTTTTGTGAATGATTTAGGTCGGCACAGTAAAGGCGCTTTGTTAGCGGAAACTATTATTAGCCTGGGTCGCAGCATGAACCTTACCGTTATTGCGGAGGGCGTAGAAACAGAGCAGCAGTTCAAGCGTTTACAAAATATGGGCTGTCAGCATTTCCAGGGGTATCTTTTTGGTAAACCCTCTACCAATGTAAAGGACTATTTACCGGGCAAATCGTTATAACTCACGCTGCTCAATCCGTTCGCCTATAAGTTCTTCTATCGCTTTCAAGGCGTCAGCGTCTTCGCCTGTAACCAGCGATATAGCATGGCCAGCCTGACCGGCGCGACCGGTTCGACCGATACGGTGTATGTAGTCTTCAGCAACGTGGGGAAGGTCGTAATTAATCACGTACGGCAGCTTTTCAATATCAATGCCGCGTGAGGCAATGTCAGTTGCTACAAGCACTTGCACCTTGCCACCTTTAAAGTCAGTCAACGCTTTAGTGCGGGCGCCTTGGCTTTTAGCGCTGTGAATAGCCGCTGCCGAGAAGCCGGCTTTATCCAGCTGCTTAACTAACCGGTTAGCGCCTTGTTTAGTGCGTGAAAATACCAGCACTTTGCGTAACTCCAGACTTTTCAATAGCTTTAATAACAGACCCAGCTTTTGGCTTTTTTGTACTTCATACACAGTTTGCTCAATTGGCTCGGCAGTGGCGTTGGGTGGTGCCACCGAAATTTCGACCGAACTTTTCAGCAAGCCTTTAGCCAGCGCACGAATGTCGTTAGAGAAGGTTGCCGAGAACAGAAGAGTTTGGCGCTTAGCCGGAAGTAACTTAATAATGTTCTTAATGTCGTGAATAAAGCCCATGTCGAGCATGCGGTCGGCTTCATCCAGCACCAGAACGTCTAACTTAGGAAAGCGAATCGCGTTTTGTTTGTATAAGTCCAGCAGGCGGCCCGGCGTTGCCACCAGAATATCCACGCCTTTGCGAAGCTTCATCATTTGCGGATTAATTTTCACACCACCAAACGCCACCGTGTAATTCAATGGCAGACCCGCACTTAAGTTTGCAACGTTTTCGCCTACCTGAGCCGCTAACTCACGAGTTGGCGTTAAAATAAGCGCACGTGCTGTGTTGGCTTTGGCACGTTCGTTACCTTTCAGGCGCTCTAAAATAGGTGCCGTAAAAGCCGTTGTCTTTCCCGTGCCTGTTTGCGCGGCCGCCATGACATCTTTCCCTGCTAGCACCAAAGGAATAGCCTGTGCCTGAATGGGCGTGGGTTTGCTGTAACCTTGACGTGAAAGGGCAGTAAGTGTTTCAGGGGAAAGTTTGAGATCAGAAAATGTCATGTAGTGGGGCAAATATTAGTGATAGGAGCGACCATTCTACCGTAGACTAACTGGCAACGCATTAAACCAAGCTGTGCAACTTATTCTTATTTTTTCTATATTTTTCTTATAAACGAACGATAACTTACCAAGAATACGAAAATTCGGAGCTTCTATGTTCAGAAATATAAATATCGGAACGCGACTTGCCGTTGGCTTTGGTGTCGTGGTAACCGTAATTATTGTCGCGATGTCGGTATTTTATTTGGTTAATTCTAACTCGGTCATTCGAGAAGCCGAGCAAAGAGAGCTTGAAAACTTATACCAAGCCGCACGCTCGCAAATTGATACTCGAGCTCGCTTCGCTGAGGGAATGAGTGCTATTGTCGCACTACATCCAGATACAGCGGAAACTTTAGCGCAAGGTGATAGGGAGGGCTTAATCAACACCTACAGCGGTATTTATGACGTTCTGCATGAAGACTACGGTATTGCCCAGTTTCAATTCCATACACCTCCAGCCCGCTCTTTCCTGCGCCTTCATAGGCTTGAAAAGTACGGTGACGATTTAACCTCCTTAAGACCGACTATAGTAGCGGTAAACGAGACGAAGCAACCCGTGAAAGGATTAGATGGCGGTGTTGCGGGTATAGGTATTCGGGGCCTTTATCCAATTAATAGTCAAGGCCAACATCGAGGCTCTATTGAGTTTGGGTTAAACCTTGGTGATGCATTCGCTGAACTATTTACAGAGGACTATGGAGCAAAGCTCGCTATTCATGGAGTACAAGGAAGCAAAACGAATGTCCTTGCTAGCACGATAAATGGAAAAACGTTGGTAAATGGCGAGAGTGTAATGCAAGCATGGCGTGGGGACGAAAAAATTGGATACAACGAAATAGGCGACACGCCGTATGCCACTTACACTCGAGTTATTGATGACTTCAGCGGGAATCCGATAGCGGTTTTGGAAATTGCCATGAATCGCGAATATTACGCCGATAGCATTGCATCAACACGTACTTTCGTCATTGTTCTGGCAATTGTAGGCATTGCTGTTTCGTTGCTTATCGCGTCTTGGTTGGCAAAAAGTATTGTTAGCCCCCTCCGTACGACGGTGAGAAATTTGAATGATATTGCGGAAGGTGAAGGTGATCTGACGCGCCGTTTGGATACTGAAGGTTCAGACGAGCTCAGCGAGCTGGCAGAGAGCTACAATCGGTTTGTTAGCAAAATTCAGGACTTAGTAAAAGAAGTGACCGATGCAGCAATACAAATGGCGACCGCAACTGACGAGCTGAATGCTATTGCTGGTGAAACAAAACAAGGGGTCCGGCAGCAGCGGGACGAATTGAACCAAGTGGCAACGGCAGTTAACGAAATGGCCACTTCAATTCAAGAAATTGCACGAAATACTAACAGTGCAGCAACGAACGCAGAACAAACCAGTGAAACCGCAAGTATCGGGAAAAAAACGGTCGAGTCGTGTGTGCAACGAATTAATCAGTTAGCTGATGACGTCGAACAAGCGGCTACAGGTATGACGGAGCTTGAAAATAACAGCGGTGCTATTGCTAGTGTTCTTGAAGTTA is drawn from Idiomarina piscisalsi and contains these coding sequences:
- a CDS encoding serine hydrolase domain-containing protein, encoding MFYKLTMALTLVIAFCSSSVAKQVKTEDYQQRLDSLASAYQAVYGFSGTVKIVKAGQPLIEKSYGLADRSFNIENSVNHRFSINSISKAFTAVAVMQLVEGNKIRLDQSIDNYLPELDTEWKDKVTVHHLLTHTSGLPRESGVQWYDELSLEQQVKQLINQQTLLFSPGERYEYSNSGITLLGRIIENVSGEPFSAYMNNHIIDPLGLANTGVYVGQRVVARQAVPYRMTTNGVAMAQRTKHLGQNAGGGMYSTVSDLYSFVTSLEKNQLLSEKTRQLMFKPQVEMGGGDFSSYGWTLKPFGEQILWFASGSGYGTKSVLVRAPESDDFIAVTSNWGNTPILKLMAGLFLIINDMDYDIPDEGMLAKPSRYEAFLGTYVFDAGQLNKHLMTDTNSMTLQEVDGRLFLNDELLAQKDNGILGLTYTNEVQIEVNQEHMVIIVNDNWLVGKLQK
- a CDS encoding DEAD/DEAH box helicase, encoding MTFSDLKLSPETLTALSRQGYSKPTPIQAQAIPLVLAGKDVMAAAQTGTGKTTAFTAPILERLKGNERAKANTARALILTPTRELAAQVGENVANLSAGLPLNYTVAFGGVKINPQMMKLRKGVDILVATPGRLLDLYKQNAIRFPKLDVLVLDEADRMLDMGFIHDIKNIIKLLPAKRQTLLFSATFSNDIRALAKGLLKSSVEISVAPPNATAEPIEQTVYEVQKSQKLGLLLKLLKSLELRKVLVFSRTKQGANRLVKQLDKAGFSAAAIHSAKSQGARTKALTDFKGGKVQVLVATDIASRGIDIEKLPYVINYDLPHVAEDYIHRIGRTGRAGQAGHAISLVTGEDADALKAIEELIGERIEQREL
- a CDS encoding winged helix-turn-helix domain-containing protein translates to MVEKLNSIQLGEWIVDLSSGVCSRAQATEQPKESTRLEPKACSMLAVLAENAGQVVTKEELIDKVWPGSYASDDTISRTVSRLRAALRDQAKSPRYIETVPKRGYRLIAPVERISGKEVQDPVRSEALAKDKKFQRITTVALCLIILLLLLFWLIPTNKKEVGAQRLQQADDFYHQMRLADNEMAITLYEQHLGVQPDSAHAYAGLANALVQRTLRWFDDNHVFTSLTQSLSEGALSSPEAQSALDRAMRYAEKAVELEPDSSVALKAKGFVLSAQGKFDEAITFYERALEQSPNTWPVLINLGELAGAQNDKTKAIDYFERAFVAMQQTYPQNEVQIRPWISDVAELIGNQYRQNNANGQAEYWYRQALFYTPLHESSTLALARVLADSGEHGKAVELCRNLNQKLKAEHDCRAFVRVLSD
- a CDS encoding MarR family transcriptional regulator — encoded protein: MNKINQVPLLLQRAEREWKAIYPELPVADAALIGQLIGAGANADRVGLENLKPYDLRQTEHDVLACAMRQGQPFKVTPSKLLKEVRITSGALTTCLNRLIDRDLIVRLAADKDQRSKPIQLTQKGFSVIESVTQQRFQLAGEVMAGFSKDEKLMLNKLLSKFQHNLLETVETGSQ
- a CDS encoding GOLPH3/VPS74 family protein; amino-acid sequence: MPDNLKLYEAIMLLALCEEKGTMSGMYVEYATAGAIAAELLMLRRIKTDEDNKNKVAVLDDSPTGDALLDEALTMITEAKRPRKLKDWVHKLGGIKSLKHKVAQALADDGIVSHEKKKVLWLFERQVYPEVNPQPEQELRQAMRDAVLSDSEDIEPRVAIAVALANSTKLLPQVFSKQELKDRKQRIKQIENGELVSKAAKEAVQAIEAAVMIAAIMPAITAASAPTSGGC
- a CDS encoding putative bifunctional diguanylate cyclase/phosphodiesterase, with protein sequence MTNNRDKQTSEARFHKLFDDTQAMSIQGYRVDGSVVYWNAASERIYGYSTSEALGRSLYDLIIPHEMRDEVKRAVAWMFDNEEGIPPARLNLKHKDGTTVPVYSSHTVVSLPNDEPIMFCMDADMRSLEMAEAEVQRLSYYDSLTDLPNRRLMLERITSVTRNTTVESSFAALLIVDIDNFHSINESLGYEIGDQVLLNCAECLQRFSSSQDALARLGKDEFAVFLPCTAPSLDIAATEAEQLGEQIIRALKTPMLLDGRSHQVDACIGITLFRCPEATPADELLRQADIALKMAKRSNTIDISFFDQQMESSVKKHLEISQALNHAVENNELALALQPQVNAQGETVSFEALLRWQHPELGAVSPNDFIPIAEATESIISIGDWVLEKSCQMLAHWNEEKAFEHLGISVNVSSLQFRRGDFVERVKNILNSSGATPSKLRFELTESLLAEDIDDVVEQMESLRKLGVSFSLDDFGTGYASLAYLTRLPLNELKVDRAFVNDLGRHSKGALLAETIISLGRSMNLTVIAEGVETEQQFKRLQNMGCQHFQGYLFGKPSTNVKDYLPGKSL
- a CDS encoding serine hydrolase domain-containing protein, which encodes MKAIIYYLLLATLACFSAREALAQSQVTNEKMQAFQAYLKEFRKENLIPSLSVAVVKDDEIIMLESIGFQDHDAEEPTTEDTSYLAASITKTFTGATLLAMEADGHIDLDADFTTLSDWDRRCHWLTTSGNIFGGGTLDNGYRVPDLQCDQVITLRHVLQHQVQGEPGMSFFYNPIVFGRLSNWVEENTGKSWRYWVNNYVIEAGDLEGIAAGWRDPAASEVLAHIAPPFRHAPEESDGLANSVLPNTELNASSGIIASAKALAHYSIALDEGRILSKDLMDKMWSPASDKEGNPMPYAYCWFVQNWQGHKLVWHGGWWPDAYAGLLLKVPDSGVTLVALGNTDGLRFEINSLTGAHIEKNPLALRFLETFVED
- a CDS encoding methyl-accepting chemotaxis protein — protein: MFRNINIGTRLAVGFGVVVTVIIVAMSVFYLVNSNSVIREAEQRELENLYQAARSQIDTRARFAEGMSAIVALHPDTAETLAQGDREGLINTYSGIYDVLHEDYGIAQFQFHTPPARSFLRLHRLEKYGDDLTSLRPTIVAVNETKQPVKGLDGGVAGIGIRGLYPINSQGQHRGSIEFGLNLGDAFAELFTEDYGAKLAIHGVQGSKTNVLASTINGKTLVNGESVMQAWRGDEKIGYNEIGDTPYATYTRVIDDFSGNPIAVLEIAMNREYYADSIASTRTFVIVLAIVGIAVSLLIASWLAKSIVSPLRTTVRNLNDIAEGEGDLTRRLDTEGSDELSELAESYNRFVSKIQDLVKEVTDAAIQMATATDELNAIAGETKQGVRQQRDELNQVATAVNEMATSIQEIARNTNSAATNAEQTSETASIGKKTVESCVQRINQLADDVEQAATGMTELENNSGAIASVLEVIRNIAEQTNLLALNAAIESARAGEAGRGFAVVADEVRTLAQKTQTSTVEIEKIIDSIVNSTKDLGQVMQGNQQKSSEAVTEGDNTVVALEQIMASVASIKDTNTQVATAVEEQSSVAEEINASVTRINDIAESSDHSVEQTVVASGQLAETANTLRTLVSRFKV
- a CDS encoding S41 family peptidase, with the protein product MKIFYLSILLLFSFFASAGVDKTYTPNEIKADFRQLYTGLENASYDLYARTPKSVFESEFNAWLTSVNGPVTHLEAHKQFMRFTALANIAHTKIEYPIDLLMAHLSNGGKLLPISISLKENSVFVDDYYGISESVAVGDEILTVNGVDAYSWVQQLQQYIAADNAFLANTALEEGFAPYVWLHEGELSNYKMTLRRTADNKLYELEQPTLAFEQHRNGLKQSNQKPESKPREFKIIDDVGYLKPGPFYNIDTNAGNDTWNNETFEQFIDNAFTHFIEKNVHSVLIDLRNNPGGSNTFSDLMVAWFADKPFKFASDFKVKVSQLSRKANTERMTNSSNPSALNKQLETFYERRNNGEIASFPLELSQPNEREKSIAHLPVAVYALVDKSSFSNAVSVAAIIQDYDFGTILGEETADLATTYASMEHFTLDNTGIRVGYPKAHIIRPNGNKEPRGVVPDHSVSSLELALNFIRSQ